A single window of Camelus ferus isolate YT-003-E chromosome 7, BCGSAC_Cfer_1.0, whole genome shotgun sequence DNA harbors:
- the TMEM139 gene encoding transmembrane protein 139 isoform X2 → MVPSQLWGRLEKPLLFLCCASFFLGLALLGIRPDIAPVAYFFLTLGGLFLLACLLACVLEWGFQSVQTESPGASGSARDNEAFEVPTYEEATVLESQCQPQELDQPPSYSSVVIPPGLEEGQPSQPEEPRRPRLDRRVGSEGSAISGNPRRPPVSLRLRGPRVVSTVPDLQSLWTPATLEPLTPPPAYEVSFGHLDDDVFYGNNWTPP, encoded by the exons atGGTGCCAAGCCAGTTGTGGGGGCGACTGGAGAAGCCGCTTCTCTTCCTGTGCTGCGCCTCCTTCTTCCTGGGGCTGGCTTTGCTGGGGATACGGCCGGACATCGCCCCTGTTGCTTATTTCTTTCTCACCTTGGGTGGACTCTTCTTGTTGGCCTGCCTCCTGGCCTGTGTTTTGGAATGGGGGTTTCAATCAGTGCAGACCGAGAGCCCAGGGGCATCAGGCAGTGCACG GGACAATGAAGCCTTTGAGGTGCCAACGTATGAAGAGGCCACGGTGTTGGAATCACAGTGCCAACCCCAAGAGCTGGATCAACCACCCTCCTACAGCAGTGTTGTGATCCCACCAGGACTTGAGGAGGGACAGCCTAGCCAACCAGAGGAGCCCAGGAGACCCCGACTGGATAGGCGAGTGGGCTCAGAGGGGTCTGCAATCTCGGGAAACCCCAGAAGACCTCCAGTCAGCCTTCGGCTTCGGGGACCACGGGTTGTGTCCACCGTTCCTGATCTGCAGAGCCTGTGGACGCCCGCCACACTGGAACCTCTTACTCCACCCCCTGCCTATGAGGTCAGCTTTGGTCACCTTGATGATGATGTTTTCTATGGAAACAACTGGACACCTCCCTAA
- the TMEM139 gene encoding transmembrane protein 139 isoform X1 yields MVILKSDPVAMPIASLDTTAVCLFAGAWGGAMVPSQLWGRLEKPLLFLCCASFFLGLALLGIRPDIAPVAYFFLTLGGLFLLACLLACVLEWGFQSVQTESPGASGSARDNEAFEVPTYEEATVLESQCQPQELDQPPSYSSVVIPPGLEEGQPSQPEEPRRPRLDRRVGSEGSAISGNPRRPPVSLRLRGPRVVSTVPDLQSLWTPATLEPLTPPPAYEVSFGHLDDDVFYGNNWTPP; encoded by the exons ATGGTTATTTTGAAATCTGACCCAGTCGCAATGCCAATTGCTAGTTTAGACACAACAGCTGTGTGTCTTTTtgcaggagcctggggaggggccatGGTGCCAAGCCAGTTGTGGGGGCGACTGGAGAAGCCGCTTCTCTTCCTGTGCTGCGCCTCCTTCTTCCTGGGGCTGGCTTTGCTGGGGATACGGCCGGACATCGCCCCTGTTGCTTATTTCTTTCTCACCTTGGGTGGACTCTTCTTGTTGGCCTGCCTCCTGGCCTGTGTTTTGGAATGGGGGTTTCAATCAGTGCAGACCGAGAGCCCAGGGGCATCAGGCAGTGCACG GGACAATGAAGCCTTTGAGGTGCCAACGTATGAAGAGGCCACGGTGTTGGAATCACAGTGCCAACCCCAAGAGCTGGATCAACCACCCTCCTACAGCAGTGTTGTGATCCCACCAGGACTTGAGGAGGGACAGCCTAGCCAACCAGAGGAGCCCAGGAGACCCCGACTGGATAGGCGAGTGGGCTCAGAGGGGTCTGCAATCTCGGGAAACCCCAGAAGACCTCCAGTCAGCCTTCGGCTTCGGGGACCACGGGTTGTGTCCACCGTTCCTGATCTGCAGAGCCTGTGGACGCCCGCCACACTGGAACCTCTTACTCCACCCCCTGCCTATGAGGTCAGCTTTGGTCACCTTGATGATGATGTTTTCTATGGAAACAACTGGACACCTCCCTAA